A segment of the Candidatus Nitrososphaera gargensis Ga9.2 genome:
GCAATTCTCCAAGGACTATGGGTAGCTTTACGCGATGAAATAGCTCCGCCATCATTTTAGCGGCAAAGAGTAGAATGCCAAGTGAAATCATTACATGCAGAAATGCTGCCTCTGCTGCCATGGATCAAGACGAGTGTCAGGACAATAGATAATAAAAATCCTTCAAATGTGTAAGTCGTTCGATACAAATCAAAATAGGATTAGATATAGGCTAGTTCCAATTCTTAAAAATCGCTGCTGCTTGTATGACACCCGCGGGGAAGGAGCGTGAGGAAAATTTAAAGTTTTATATATATGCATATATATATCTAGTATAAGTAGAATGGCAAAACCTGTAATGTTATCTGACGAGGCGTATAAGGCACTCAAGGCCGAAAAGAGGGAAGGAGAATCGTTCTCTGACGTGATACTGCGCAAATTCCAAAAGGGAAACGCTGGTGCGATTCTTGCCTATTACAAGAAAAGAGGCCCCAACTATGATCTGGCCAACGCAGTCGAAGAAGCAAGCAGAAAGCTACGTAAGAATTTCAAAACCAGAAAGG
Coding sequences within it:
- a CDS encoding antitoxin VapB family protein, whose translation is MAKPVMLSDEAYKALKAEKREGESFSDVILRKFQKGNAGAILAYYKKRGPNYDLANAVEEASRKLRKNFKTRKVVDL